A window of Ictidomys tridecemlineatus isolate mIctTri1 chromosome 15, mIctTri1.hap1, whole genome shotgun sequence contains these coding sequences:
- the Vps9d1 gene encoding VPS9 domain-containing protein 1 isoform X1 — MAAAAGDGAARPLQNAMKLANGAIELDAGNRPREAYTEYLRSIHYISQVLLEDAGAHQDADETVPPDTSKMLKLAGQCLERAQSTAAKLGKVRLKPAMPAAASVPSPASRHRRVCSDEGGKLSPFLPPEIFQKLQVVESQSSKKELTPLEEASLQNQKLKATYEARMARLDPSQAMQKTSLTLSLQRQMMENLVIAKAREETLQRKMEERRLRLQEAANRRFCSQVALTPEEREQRALYAAILEYEQDHDWPQHWRSKLKRNPGDLSLVTNLVSHLLSLPDHPISQLLKKLQCAVYSALYPAVSRGALSTASAPGADALLAPGGRRLRSSQSLYCMLSPPESSVAPRPQDGLPATPTMPPLNPGPLDRGADSSPAGPPSPLTDASACLPDKDSSFEDLEQFLAMSERWSQGPGGQPEPQTPGTKREPLLECLKSTVKDIHDAIDRLLSLTLLAFENLNTATCKDRCLACIEEPFFSPLWPLLLALYRSVHCTQEAALSRSMELYRNVPPTALGIPTRLLPPHSETRGATTYPYCAAVQELGLLVLESCPQKKLEHIVRSLRAICVCAEEYCRAQEATHQASAHPPAAAIGADDLLPILSFVVLRSGLPQLVSECAALEEFTHEGYLIGEEGYCLTSLQSALSYVQLLPRGAQGH; from the exons ATGGCCGCTGCGGCCGGGGACGGTGCGGCGAGGCCTCTACAAAACGCCATGAAACTGGCCAACGGGGCCATCGAGCTGGACGCCGGCAACCGGCCCCGG GAGGCATACACGGAATACCTGAGGAGCATCCACTACATCTCCCAGGTGCTACTGGAGGATGCTGGAGCTCATCAAG ATGCTGATGAGACTGTGCCCCCCGACACCTCAAAGATGCTGAAGCTAGCTGGGCAGTGTCTGGAGCGGGCCCAGTCAACAGCTGCCAAGCTTG GAAAAGTGCGCCTGAAGCCAGCCATGCCTGCGGCTGCTTCAGTCCCCTCACCTGCCAGTCGACACCGCCGGGTGTGTTCCGATGAAGGAGGGAAGCTTTCTCCTTTTCTGCCACCTGAgatcttccagaagctccagGTGGTAGAATCACAAAGCTCTAAGAA GGAGCTGACGCCCCTGGAGGAAGCTTCCCTGCAGAACCAGAAGCTGAAGGCTACTTACGAGGCCAGGATGGCCCGCCTGGACCCCAGCCAGGCCATGCAGAAGACATCACTG ACTCTGTCTCTACAACGGCAGATGATGGAGAATCTAGTGATCGCCAAAGCCCGGGAGGAAACA CTCCAGCGGAAGATGGAGGAGCGCCGGTTGCGACTTCAGGAGGCTGCCAACAG GAGGTTCTGCAGTCAGGTTGCCTTGACCCCAGAGGAGCGGGAACAGCGGGCTCTCTACGCGGCCATCCTTGAGTACGAGCAAGACCAC GACTGGCCACAGCACTGGAGGAGCAAGCTCAAGAGGAACCCAGGGGACCTGTCACTGGTGACCAACCTTGTCTCCCACCTGCTCAG CCTCCCGGACCACCCAATCTCGCAGCTCCTCAAGAAGCTCCAGTGTGCGGTGTACAGCGCCCTCTACCCCGCTGTGAGCCGGGGCGCCCTCAGCACCGCGTCTGCCCCAGGTGCTGATGCACTGCTGGCCCCCGGGGGCCGGCGGCTTCGGTCCTCCCAGAGCCTCTACTGCATGCTCTCCCCGCCAGAGTCCAGCGTGGCTCCAAGGCCCCAGGATGGACTCCCTGCCACGCCCACCATGCCCCCACTCAACCCTGGGCCCCTGGACAGAGGGGCAGACAGCAGCCCAGCTGGGCCTCCCTCACCCCTGACGGATGCCTCAGCCTGCCTCCCAGACAAGGACAGCTCCTTTGAGGATCTGGAGCAGTTCCTGGCTATGTCTGAGAGGTGGAGCCAGGGTCCTGGCGGGCAGCCTGAGCCACAGACCCCGGGAACAAAGAGGGAGCCCTTGCTGGAGTGCCTGAAGAGTACAGTGAAGGACATACACGATGCCATCG ACAGGCTGCTCTCGCTGACCCTTCTGGCCTTTGAGAACCTGAACACAGCCACCTGCAAGGACCGCTGCCTGGCGTGCATCGAGGAACCCTTCTTCTCCCCACTGTGGCCCCTGCTGCTGGCCCTCTACAG GAGTGTGCACTGCACCCAGGAGGCTGCCCTGAGTAGGAGCATGGAGCTCTACAGGAACGTGCCACCCACAGCCCTTGGCATCCCCACCAGGCTCCTCCCCCCGCACTCTGAGACTCGGGGGGCCACCACCTACCCCTACTGTGCCGCAGTCCAGGAGCTGGGGCTGCTGGTCCTAGAGAGCTGCCCCCAGAAGAAGCTGGAGCACATTG TGCGGAGCCTGCGGGCCATCTGTGTCTGTGCAGAAGAGTACTGCCGCGCCCAGGAAGCCACGCACCAGGCCAGCGCCCATCCCCCGGCAGCTGCCAT TGGTGCTGATGACCTGCTGCCCATCCTGTCCTTCGTGGTGCTGAGGAGTGGGCTTCCCCAGCTGGTGTCAGAGTGTGCTGCCCTGGAGGAATTCACCCATGAGGG CTACCTGATTGGAGAGGAGGGCTACTGCCTGACGTCACTACAGAGCGCCTTGAGCTATGTGCAGCTCCTGCCCCGAGGGGCCCAGGGCCACTGA
- the Vps9d1 gene encoding VPS9 domain-containing protein 1 isoform X5, giving the protein MLKLAGQCLERAQSTAAKLGKVRLKPAMPAAASVPSPASRHRRVCSDEGGKLSPFLPPEIFQKLQVVESQSSKKELTPLEEASLQNQKLKATYEARMARLDPSQAMQKTSLTLSLQRQMMENLVIAKAREETLQRKMEERRLRLQEAANRRFCSQVALTPEEREQRALYAAILEYEQDHDWPQHWRSKLKRNPGDLSLVTNLVSHLLSLPDHPISQLLKKLQCAVYSALYPAVSRGALSTASAPGADALLAPGGRRLRSSQSLYCMLSPPESSVAPRPQDGLPATPTMPPLNPGPLDRGADSSPAGPPSPLTDASACLPDKDSSFEDLEQFLAMSERWSQGPGGQPEPQTPGTKREPLLECLKSTVKDIHDAIDRLLSLTLLAFENLNTATCKDRCLACIEEPFFSPLWPLLLALYRSVHCTQEAALSRSMELYRNVPPTALGIPTRLLPPHSETRGATTYPYCAAVQELGLLVLESCPQKKLEHIVRSLRAICVCAEEYCRAQEATHQASAHPPAAAIGADDLLPILSFVVLRSGLPQLVSECAALEEFTHEGYLIGEEGYCLTSLQSALSYVQLLPRGAQGH; this is encoded by the exons ATGCTGAAGCTAGCTGGGCAGTGTCTGGAGCGGGCCCAGTCAACAGCTGCCAAGCTTG GAAAAGTGCGCCTGAAGCCAGCCATGCCTGCGGCTGCTTCAGTCCCCTCACCTGCCAGTCGACACCGCCGGGTGTGTTCCGATGAAGGAGGGAAGCTTTCTCCTTTTCTGCCACCTGAgatcttccagaagctccagGTGGTAGAATCACAAAGCTCTAAGAA GGAGCTGACGCCCCTGGAGGAAGCTTCCCTGCAGAACCAGAAGCTGAAGGCTACTTACGAGGCCAGGATGGCCCGCCTGGACCCCAGCCAGGCCATGCAGAAGACATCACTG ACTCTGTCTCTACAACGGCAGATGATGGAGAATCTAGTGATCGCCAAAGCCCGGGAGGAAACA CTCCAGCGGAAGATGGAGGAGCGCCGGTTGCGACTTCAGGAGGCTGCCAACAG GAGGTTCTGCAGTCAGGTTGCCTTGACCCCAGAGGAGCGGGAACAGCGGGCTCTCTACGCGGCCATCCTTGAGTACGAGCAAGACCAC GACTGGCCACAGCACTGGAGGAGCAAGCTCAAGAGGAACCCAGGGGACCTGTCACTGGTGACCAACCTTGTCTCCCACCTGCTCAG CCTCCCGGACCACCCAATCTCGCAGCTCCTCAAGAAGCTCCAGTGTGCGGTGTACAGCGCCCTCTACCCCGCTGTGAGCCGGGGCGCCCTCAGCACCGCGTCTGCCCCAGGTGCTGATGCACTGCTGGCCCCCGGGGGCCGGCGGCTTCGGTCCTCCCAGAGCCTCTACTGCATGCTCTCCCCGCCAGAGTCCAGCGTGGCTCCAAGGCCCCAGGATGGACTCCCTGCCACGCCCACCATGCCCCCACTCAACCCTGGGCCCCTGGACAGAGGGGCAGACAGCAGCCCAGCTGGGCCTCCCTCACCCCTGACGGATGCCTCAGCCTGCCTCCCAGACAAGGACAGCTCCTTTGAGGATCTGGAGCAGTTCCTGGCTATGTCTGAGAGGTGGAGCCAGGGTCCTGGCGGGCAGCCTGAGCCACAGACCCCGGGAACAAAGAGGGAGCCCTTGCTGGAGTGCCTGAAGAGTACAGTGAAGGACATACACGATGCCATCG ACAGGCTGCTCTCGCTGACCCTTCTGGCCTTTGAGAACCTGAACACAGCCACCTGCAAGGACCGCTGCCTGGCGTGCATCGAGGAACCCTTCTTCTCCCCACTGTGGCCCCTGCTGCTGGCCCTCTACAG GAGTGTGCACTGCACCCAGGAGGCTGCCCTGAGTAGGAGCATGGAGCTCTACAGGAACGTGCCACCCACAGCCCTTGGCATCCCCACCAGGCTCCTCCCCCCGCACTCTGAGACTCGGGGGGCCACCACCTACCCCTACTGTGCCGCAGTCCAGGAGCTGGGGCTGCTGGTCCTAGAGAGCTGCCCCCAGAAGAAGCTGGAGCACATTG TGCGGAGCCTGCGGGCCATCTGTGTCTGTGCAGAAGAGTACTGCCGCGCCCAGGAAGCCACGCACCAGGCCAGCGCCCATCCCCCGGCAGCTGCCAT TGGTGCTGATGACCTGCTGCCCATCCTGTCCTTCGTGGTGCTGAGGAGTGGGCTTCCCCAGCTGGTGTCAGAGTGTGCTGCCCTGGAGGAATTCACCCATGAGGG CTACCTGATTGGAGAGGAGGGCTACTGCCTGACGTCACTACAGAGCGCCTTGAGCTATGTGCAGCTCCTGCCCCGAGGGGCCCAGGGCCACTGA
- the Vps9d1 gene encoding VPS9 domain-containing protein 1 isoform X3, translating to MAAAAGDGAARPLQNAMKLANGAIELDAGNRPREAYTEYLRSIHYISQVLLEDAGAHQDADETVPPDTSKMLKLAGQCLERAQSTAAKLGKVRLKPAMPAAASVPSPASRHRRVCSDEGGKLSPFLPPEIFQKLQVVESQSSKKELTPLEEASLQNQKLKATYEARMARLDPSQAMQKTSLTLSLQRQMMENLVIAKAREETLQRKMEERRLRLQEAANRRFCSQVALTPEEREQRALYAAILEYEQDHDWPQHWRSKLKRNPGDLSLVTNLVSHLLSLPDHPISQLLKKLQCAVYSALYPAVSRGALSTASAPGADALLAPGGRRLRSSQSLYCMLSPPESSVAPRPQDGLPATPTMPPLNPGPLDRGADSSPAGPPSPLTDASACLPDKDSSFEDLEQFLAMSERWSQGPGGQPEPQTPGTKREPLLECLKSTVKDIHDAIDRLLSLTLLAFENLNTATCKDRCLACIEEPFFSPLWPLLLALYRSVHCTQEAALSRSMELYRNVPPTALGIPTRLLPPHSETRGATTYPYCAAVQELGLLVLESCPQKKLEHIVRSLRAICVCAEEYCRAQEATHQASAHPPAAAIYLIGEEGYCLTSLQSALSYVQLLPRGAQGH from the exons ATGGCCGCTGCGGCCGGGGACGGTGCGGCGAGGCCTCTACAAAACGCCATGAAACTGGCCAACGGGGCCATCGAGCTGGACGCCGGCAACCGGCCCCGG GAGGCATACACGGAATACCTGAGGAGCATCCACTACATCTCCCAGGTGCTACTGGAGGATGCTGGAGCTCATCAAG ATGCTGATGAGACTGTGCCCCCCGACACCTCAAAGATGCTGAAGCTAGCTGGGCAGTGTCTGGAGCGGGCCCAGTCAACAGCTGCCAAGCTTG GAAAAGTGCGCCTGAAGCCAGCCATGCCTGCGGCTGCTTCAGTCCCCTCACCTGCCAGTCGACACCGCCGGGTGTGTTCCGATGAAGGAGGGAAGCTTTCTCCTTTTCTGCCACCTGAgatcttccagaagctccagGTGGTAGAATCACAAAGCTCTAAGAA GGAGCTGACGCCCCTGGAGGAAGCTTCCCTGCAGAACCAGAAGCTGAAGGCTACTTACGAGGCCAGGATGGCCCGCCTGGACCCCAGCCAGGCCATGCAGAAGACATCACTG ACTCTGTCTCTACAACGGCAGATGATGGAGAATCTAGTGATCGCCAAAGCCCGGGAGGAAACA CTCCAGCGGAAGATGGAGGAGCGCCGGTTGCGACTTCAGGAGGCTGCCAACAG GAGGTTCTGCAGTCAGGTTGCCTTGACCCCAGAGGAGCGGGAACAGCGGGCTCTCTACGCGGCCATCCTTGAGTACGAGCAAGACCAC GACTGGCCACAGCACTGGAGGAGCAAGCTCAAGAGGAACCCAGGGGACCTGTCACTGGTGACCAACCTTGTCTCCCACCTGCTCAG CCTCCCGGACCACCCAATCTCGCAGCTCCTCAAGAAGCTCCAGTGTGCGGTGTACAGCGCCCTCTACCCCGCTGTGAGCCGGGGCGCCCTCAGCACCGCGTCTGCCCCAGGTGCTGATGCACTGCTGGCCCCCGGGGGCCGGCGGCTTCGGTCCTCCCAGAGCCTCTACTGCATGCTCTCCCCGCCAGAGTCCAGCGTGGCTCCAAGGCCCCAGGATGGACTCCCTGCCACGCCCACCATGCCCCCACTCAACCCTGGGCCCCTGGACAGAGGGGCAGACAGCAGCCCAGCTGGGCCTCCCTCACCCCTGACGGATGCCTCAGCCTGCCTCCCAGACAAGGACAGCTCCTTTGAGGATCTGGAGCAGTTCCTGGCTATGTCTGAGAGGTGGAGCCAGGGTCCTGGCGGGCAGCCTGAGCCACAGACCCCGGGAACAAAGAGGGAGCCCTTGCTGGAGTGCCTGAAGAGTACAGTGAAGGACATACACGATGCCATCG ACAGGCTGCTCTCGCTGACCCTTCTGGCCTTTGAGAACCTGAACACAGCCACCTGCAAGGACCGCTGCCTGGCGTGCATCGAGGAACCCTTCTTCTCCCCACTGTGGCCCCTGCTGCTGGCCCTCTACAG GAGTGTGCACTGCACCCAGGAGGCTGCCCTGAGTAGGAGCATGGAGCTCTACAGGAACGTGCCACCCACAGCCCTTGGCATCCCCACCAGGCTCCTCCCCCCGCACTCTGAGACTCGGGGGGCCACCACCTACCCCTACTGTGCCGCAGTCCAGGAGCTGGGGCTGCTGGTCCTAGAGAGCTGCCCCCAGAAGAAGCTGGAGCACATTG TGCGGAGCCTGCGGGCCATCTGTGTCTGTGCAGAAGAGTACTGCCGCGCCCAGGAAGCCACGCACCAGGCCAGCGCCCATCCCCCGGCAGCTGCCAT CTACCTGATTGGAGAGGAGGGCTACTGCCTGACGTCACTACAGAGCGCCTTGAGCTATGTGCAGCTCCTGCCCCGAGGGGCCCAGGGCCACTGA
- the Vps9d1 gene encoding VPS9 domain-containing protein 1 isoform X2 has product MAAAAGDGAARPLQNAMKLANGAIELDAGNRPREAYTEYLRSIHYISQVLLEDAGAHQDADETVPPDTSKMLKLAGQCLERAQSTAAKLGKVRLKPAMPAAASVPSPASRHRRVCSDEGGKLSPFLPPEIFQKLQVVESQSSKKELTPLEEASLQNQKLKATYEARMARLDPSQAMQKTSLLQRKMEERRLRLQEAANRRFCSQVALTPEEREQRALYAAILEYEQDHDWPQHWRSKLKRNPGDLSLVTNLVSHLLSLPDHPISQLLKKLQCAVYSALYPAVSRGALSTASAPGADALLAPGGRRLRSSQSLYCMLSPPESSVAPRPQDGLPATPTMPPLNPGPLDRGADSSPAGPPSPLTDASACLPDKDSSFEDLEQFLAMSERWSQGPGGQPEPQTPGTKREPLLECLKSTVKDIHDAIDRLLSLTLLAFENLNTATCKDRCLACIEEPFFSPLWPLLLALYRSVHCTQEAALSRSMELYRNVPPTALGIPTRLLPPHSETRGATTYPYCAAVQELGLLVLESCPQKKLEHIVRSLRAICVCAEEYCRAQEATHQASAHPPAAAIGADDLLPILSFVVLRSGLPQLVSECAALEEFTHEGYLIGEEGYCLTSLQSALSYVQLLPRGAQGH; this is encoded by the exons ATGGCCGCTGCGGCCGGGGACGGTGCGGCGAGGCCTCTACAAAACGCCATGAAACTGGCCAACGGGGCCATCGAGCTGGACGCCGGCAACCGGCCCCGG GAGGCATACACGGAATACCTGAGGAGCATCCACTACATCTCCCAGGTGCTACTGGAGGATGCTGGAGCTCATCAAG ATGCTGATGAGACTGTGCCCCCCGACACCTCAAAGATGCTGAAGCTAGCTGGGCAGTGTCTGGAGCGGGCCCAGTCAACAGCTGCCAAGCTTG GAAAAGTGCGCCTGAAGCCAGCCATGCCTGCGGCTGCTTCAGTCCCCTCACCTGCCAGTCGACACCGCCGGGTGTGTTCCGATGAAGGAGGGAAGCTTTCTCCTTTTCTGCCACCTGAgatcttccagaagctccagGTGGTAGAATCACAAAGCTCTAAGAA GGAGCTGACGCCCCTGGAGGAAGCTTCCCTGCAGAACCAGAAGCTGAAGGCTACTTACGAGGCCAGGATGGCCCGCCTGGACCCCAGCCAGGCCATGCAGAAGACATCACTG CTCCAGCGGAAGATGGAGGAGCGCCGGTTGCGACTTCAGGAGGCTGCCAACAG GAGGTTCTGCAGTCAGGTTGCCTTGACCCCAGAGGAGCGGGAACAGCGGGCTCTCTACGCGGCCATCCTTGAGTACGAGCAAGACCAC GACTGGCCACAGCACTGGAGGAGCAAGCTCAAGAGGAACCCAGGGGACCTGTCACTGGTGACCAACCTTGTCTCCCACCTGCTCAG CCTCCCGGACCACCCAATCTCGCAGCTCCTCAAGAAGCTCCAGTGTGCGGTGTACAGCGCCCTCTACCCCGCTGTGAGCCGGGGCGCCCTCAGCACCGCGTCTGCCCCAGGTGCTGATGCACTGCTGGCCCCCGGGGGCCGGCGGCTTCGGTCCTCCCAGAGCCTCTACTGCATGCTCTCCCCGCCAGAGTCCAGCGTGGCTCCAAGGCCCCAGGATGGACTCCCTGCCACGCCCACCATGCCCCCACTCAACCCTGGGCCCCTGGACAGAGGGGCAGACAGCAGCCCAGCTGGGCCTCCCTCACCCCTGACGGATGCCTCAGCCTGCCTCCCAGACAAGGACAGCTCCTTTGAGGATCTGGAGCAGTTCCTGGCTATGTCTGAGAGGTGGAGCCAGGGTCCTGGCGGGCAGCCTGAGCCACAGACCCCGGGAACAAAGAGGGAGCCCTTGCTGGAGTGCCTGAAGAGTACAGTGAAGGACATACACGATGCCATCG ACAGGCTGCTCTCGCTGACCCTTCTGGCCTTTGAGAACCTGAACACAGCCACCTGCAAGGACCGCTGCCTGGCGTGCATCGAGGAACCCTTCTTCTCCCCACTGTGGCCCCTGCTGCTGGCCCTCTACAG GAGTGTGCACTGCACCCAGGAGGCTGCCCTGAGTAGGAGCATGGAGCTCTACAGGAACGTGCCACCCACAGCCCTTGGCATCCCCACCAGGCTCCTCCCCCCGCACTCTGAGACTCGGGGGGCCACCACCTACCCCTACTGTGCCGCAGTCCAGGAGCTGGGGCTGCTGGTCCTAGAGAGCTGCCCCCAGAAGAAGCTGGAGCACATTG TGCGGAGCCTGCGGGCCATCTGTGTCTGTGCAGAAGAGTACTGCCGCGCCCAGGAAGCCACGCACCAGGCCAGCGCCCATCCCCCGGCAGCTGCCAT TGGTGCTGATGACCTGCTGCCCATCCTGTCCTTCGTGGTGCTGAGGAGTGGGCTTCCCCAGCTGGTGTCAGAGTGTGCTGCCCTGGAGGAATTCACCCATGAGGG CTACCTGATTGGAGAGGAGGGCTACTGCCTGACGTCACTACAGAGCGCCTTGAGCTATGTGCAGCTCCTGCCCCGAGGGGCCCAGGGCCACTGA
- the Vps9d1 gene encoding VPS9 domain-containing protein 1 isoform X4, producing MAAAAGDGAARPLQNAMKLANGAIELDAGNRPREAYTEYLRSIHYISQVLLEDAGAHQDADETVPPDTSKMLKLAGQCLERAQSTAAKLGKVRLKPAMPAAASVPSPASRHRRVCSDEGGKLSPFLPPEIFQKLQVVESQSSKKELTPLEEASLQNQKLKATYEARMARLDPSQAMQKTSLTLSLQRQMMENLVIAKAREETLQRKMEERRLRLQEAANRRFCSQVALTPEEREQRALYAAILEYEQDHDWPQHWRSKLKRNPGDLSLVTNLVSHLLSLPDHPISQLLKKLQCAVYSALYPAVSRGALSTASAPGADALLAPGGRRLRSSQSLYCMLSPPESSVAPRPQDGLPATPTMPPLNPGPLDRGADSSPAGPPSPLTDASACLPDKDSSFEDLEQFLAMSERWSQGPGGQPEPQTPGTKREPLLECLKSTVKDIHDAIDRLLSLTLLAFENLNTATCKDRCLACIEEPFFSPLWPLLLALYSAEPAGHLCLCRRVLPRPGSHAPGQRPSPGSCHLPDWRGGLLPDVTTERLELCAAPAPRGPGPLRSARGLHAALHTWPWGGEPARPAEVSCSCPFFTHICP from the exons ATGGCCGCTGCGGCCGGGGACGGTGCGGCGAGGCCTCTACAAAACGCCATGAAACTGGCCAACGGGGCCATCGAGCTGGACGCCGGCAACCGGCCCCGG GAGGCATACACGGAATACCTGAGGAGCATCCACTACATCTCCCAGGTGCTACTGGAGGATGCTGGAGCTCATCAAG ATGCTGATGAGACTGTGCCCCCCGACACCTCAAAGATGCTGAAGCTAGCTGGGCAGTGTCTGGAGCGGGCCCAGTCAACAGCTGCCAAGCTTG GAAAAGTGCGCCTGAAGCCAGCCATGCCTGCGGCTGCTTCAGTCCCCTCACCTGCCAGTCGACACCGCCGGGTGTGTTCCGATGAAGGAGGGAAGCTTTCTCCTTTTCTGCCACCTGAgatcttccagaagctccagGTGGTAGAATCACAAAGCTCTAAGAA GGAGCTGACGCCCCTGGAGGAAGCTTCCCTGCAGAACCAGAAGCTGAAGGCTACTTACGAGGCCAGGATGGCCCGCCTGGACCCCAGCCAGGCCATGCAGAAGACATCACTG ACTCTGTCTCTACAACGGCAGATGATGGAGAATCTAGTGATCGCCAAAGCCCGGGAGGAAACA CTCCAGCGGAAGATGGAGGAGCGCCGGTTGCGACTTCAGGAGGCTGCCAACAG GAGGTTCTGCAGTCAGGTTGCCTTGACCCCAGAGGAGCGGGAACAGCGGGCTCTCTACGCGGCCATCCTTGAGTACGAGCAAGACCAC GACTGGCCACAGCACTGGAGGAGCAAGCTCAAGAGGAACCCAGGGGACCTGTCACTGGTGACCAACCTTGTCTCCCACCTGCTCAG CCTCCCGGACCACCCAATCTCGCAGCTCCTCAAGAAGCTCCAGTGTGCGGTGTACAGCGCCCTCTACCCCGCTGTGAGCCGGGGCGCCCTCAGCACCGCGTCTGCCCCAGGTGCTGATGCACTGCTGGCCCCCGGGGGCCGGCGGCTTCGGTCCTCCCAGAGCCTCTACTGCATGCTCTCCCCGCCAGAGTCCAGCGTGGCTCCAAGGCCCCAGGATGGACTCCCTGCCACGCCCACCATGCCCCCACTCAACCCTGGGCCCCTGGACAGAGGGGCAGACAGCAGCCCAGCTGGGCCTCCCTCACCCCTGACGGATGCCTCAGCCTGCCTCCCAGACAAGGACAGCTCCTTTGAGGATCTGGAGCAGTTCCTGGCTATGTCTGAGAGGTGGAGCCAGGGTCCTGGCGGGCAGCCTGAGCCACAGACCCCGGGAACAAAGAGGGAGCCCTTGCTGGAGTGCCTGAAGAGTACAGTGAAGGACATACACGATGCCATCG ACAGGCTGCTCTCGCTGACCCTTCTGGCCTTTGAGAACCTGAACACAGCCACCTGCAAGGACCGCTGCCTGGCGTGCATCGAGGAACCCTTCTTCTCCCCACTGTGGCCCCTGCTGCTGGCCCTCTACAG TGCGGAGCCTGCGGGCCATCTGTGTCTGTGCAGAAGAGTACTGCCGCGCCCAGGAAGCCACGCACCAGGCCAGCGCCCATCCCCCGGCAGCTGCCAT CTACCTGATTGGAGAGGAGGGCTACTGCCTGACGTCACTACAGAGCGCCTTGAGCTATGTGCAGCTCCTGCCCCGAGGGGCCCAGGGCCACTGAGGTCAGCCCGTGGCCTCCATGCTGCCCTGCACACctggccctggggtggggagcCAGCCAG